From Rubrivirga sp. SAORIC476, a single genomic window includes:
- a CDS encoding DinB family protein: MTRPPTGLGADARLRHELVALLRGGQAHVGLHALDGLPPERVNERVDGLPHSLWDLLEHLRFSQADILEYAVDPGYQKKDWPDAYWPDWEAQPVEWDAALTNFRADLDALVRLAETADLTAELPHAPGYTMLRQILVAADHNAHHLGQVVSLRRQLGLWPPG, translated from the coding sequence ATGACTCGTCCTCCCACCGGCCTCGGCGCCGACGCTCGCCTCCGACACGAACTGGTCGCCCTCCTGCGTGGGGGTCAGGCCCACGTGGGTCTGCACGCCCTCGACGGCCTCCCGCCCGAGCGCGTCAACGAGCGCGTCGACGGCCTCCCCCACTCGCTGTGGGACCTTCTCGAACACCTTCGCTTCTCCCAGGCCGACATCCTGGAGTACGCCGTCGACCCCGGCTACCAGAAGAAAGACTGGCCGGATGCCTACTGGCCAGACTGGGAGGCTCAGCCGGTCGAGTGGGACGCCGCGCTCACCAACTTCCGCGCCGACCTCGACGCGCTGGTGCGCCTGGCCGAGACCGCCGACCTCACGGCCGAGTTGCCGCACGCGCCCGGCTACACGATGCTCCGCCAGATCCTGGTCGCGGCCGACCACAACGCGCACCACCTGGGGCAGGTCGTGAGCCTGCGGCGCCAGTTGGGGCTGTGGCCGCCGGGCTGA
- a CDS encoding M14 family zinc carboxypeptidase — translation MPRLALLLALLAVAANAQPAVPLAIDYAIDGTASYDPAIPTPEDVLGYTIGERHTRPEEVVRYVEAVAAASPRVALGFHGTTYEGRRLVHAIVTTPANHARLDAIQAANVRLSEDPGSVSDAELAAMPIVVYQGYSVHGNEASGTEAALVWLYHLAAAQGPEIDRQLAEAVVLLDPMLNPDGRDRFVDWVNGWRGTTPVADGADREHREVWPAGRTNHYFFDINRDWLPTELRESRGRMAWWHTWRPQISTDHHEMGPEATFFFQPGIPSRNNPNTPAATVELTGAIATYHAAELDRIGSLYYSEESFDDFYYGKGSTYPDINGAVGILFEQASSRALLRDTDENGRLTYAFTVRNQLATSVSTLRAAVALRDRMLRHMRGFYADGLNGAYVIALDRHRTRGQALAQTLARSRVRVHAPAEAVRVDGRTVQPGDALVVPLDQPQGRLVRAAMERTLTYTDSLFYDVSAWTFPLAYGAEVAEMARSPRLGAEVDVVMDGGRLVGGRADVAYAIRWDRYFAPRALARIQATGARVRLAQSPFEAPSGGAVQRFDRGTLIVAVRQSGVDAEAVHAAVREAVAEDHVEVLALASGSTPSGADLGSRSWPVLQAPRIALLAGEGTSPYGVGEVWHLLSERFGQPVSLIDPAALPSLDGYTTLILAEGGYGSLDSTATARVRAWVRGGGVLIGIQGGARWAAREGFLAAPLRDTPADSTRYDYADRDAARGAQALGGSILDLTLDPTHPLTYGYGPSVAVFKSGTALFEPAEAGASTDVGVYAATPMLSGYASRQTLARLPGAAGLKAGRLGAGRVVLMDFNPAFRAFWYGTDGLLLNAVYLGGTF, via the coding sequence ATGCCCCGCCTCGCTCTCCTCCTCGCCCTCCTTGCCGTCGCCGCGAACGCCCAGCCGGCGGTGCCTCTCGCCATCGACTACGCCATCGACGGGACGGCGTCCTACGACCCGGCGATCCCGACGCCCGAGGACGTGCTCGGCTACACGATCGGCGAGCGGCACACGCGGCCCGAGGAGGTCGTCCGCTACGTCGAGGCCGTCGCGGCGGCGTCGCCGCGCGTGGCGCTCGGCTTCCACGGGACGACGTATGAAGGGCGGCGGCTGGTCCACGCCATCGTCACGACGCCCGCCAACCACGCCCGGCTGGACGCCATCCAGGCCGCCAACGTCCGCCTGAGCGAGGACCCGGGCAGCGTCTCCGACGCCGAGCTCGCCGCGATGCCGATCGTGGTCTACCAGGGGTACTCGGTGCACGGCAACGAGGCGTCCGGGACCGAGGCGGCGCTCGTGTGGCTCTACCACCTCGCTGCGGCGCAGGGGCCGGAGATCGACCGCCAGTTGGCCGAGGCGGTGGTCCTCCTCGATCCGATGCTCAACCCCGATGGCCGCGACCGCTTCGTGGACTGGGTGAACGGCTGGCGCGGCACCACGCCCGTGGCCGACGGCGCCGACCGCGAGCACCGCGAGGTCTGGCCCGCCGGACGCACCAACCACTACTTCTTCGACATCAACCGCGACTGGCTGCCGACGGAGTTGCGCGAGAGCCGCGGCCGGATGGCGTGGTGGCACACGTGGCGCCCCCAGATCTCGACCGACCACCACGAGATGGGGCCCGAGGCGACGTTCTTCTTCCAGCCCGGCATCCCGTCCCGCAACAATCCCAACACGCCCGCGGCGACCGTGGAGCTGACCGGCGCCATCGCCACGTATCACGCTGCCGAGCTGGACCGCATCGGAAGCCTCTACTACTCCGAGGAGAGCTTCGACGACTTTTACTACGGCAAGGGCTCGACGTACCCGGACATCAACGGCGCGGTCGGCATCCTCTTCGAGCAGGCGTCGAGCCGGGCGCTGCTGCGCGACACGGACGAGAACGGGCGGCTGACGTATGCCTTCACGGTCCGCAACCAGCTCGCGACCTCGGTCTCGACGCTCCGCGCCGCCGTCGCCCTCCGCGACCGGATGCTGCGCCACATGCGCGGCTTCTACGCGGACGGGCTGAACGGCGCCTACGTGATCGCCCTCGACCGGCACCGGACGCGCGGGCAGGCGCTCGCCCAGACGCTGGCCCGAAGCCGCGTCCGCGTCCACGCCCCCGCCGAGGCGGTCCGCGTGGACGGGCGGACGGTCCAGCCGGGCGACGCGCTCGTGGTGCCACTCGACCAGCCGCAGGGGCGCCTCGTGCGCGCGGCCATGGAGCGGACGCTGACCTACACCGACAGCCTCTTCTACGACGTCTCGGCGTGGACCTTCCCGCTCGCCTACGGCGCCGAGGTGGCCGAGATGGCCCGCTCTCCCCGCCTCGGCGCCGAGGTGGACGTGGTGATGGACGGCGGGCGGCTCGTCGGCGGCCGGGCGGACGTGGCGTATGCCATCCGCTGGGACCGCTACTTCGCCCCCCGCGCGCTGGCACGGATCCAGGCCACCGGTGCCCGCGTGCGGCTGGCGCAGTCGCCCTTCGAGGCCCCGTCCGGCGGGGCGGTGCAGCGGTTCGACCGCGGGACGCTGATCGTGGCGGTCCGCCAGTCCGGCGTCGACGCCGAGGCGGTTCATGCGGCCGTGCGGGAGGCTGTCGCCGAAGACCACGTCGAGGTGCTTGCGCTCGCGTCGGGTTCCACACCCTCGGGCGCGGACCTGGGGAGTCGTTCGTGGCCGGTCCTGCAGGCGCCGCGCATCGCGCTGCTGGCGGGCGAGGGCACGTCGCCCTACGGAGTAGGCGAGGTGTGGCACCTGCTCTCGGAGCGCTTCGGGCAGCCGGTCTCGCTGATCGACCCGGCGGCGCTGCCGTCGCTCGACGGCTACACGACCCTGATCCTGGCCGAGGGCGGCTACGGATCGCTCGACTCGACGGCCACGGCGCGCGTCCGCGCCTGGGTGCGCGGCGGGGGCGTGCTGATCGGCATCCAGGGCGGCGCGCGGTGGGCGGCGCGGGAGGGCTTCCTGGCCGCCCCCCTCCGCGACACGCCGGCCGACTCGACGCGCTACGACTACGCCGACCGCGACGCGGCACGCGGTGCGCAGGCTCTCGGCGGCTCCATCCTCGACCTGACGCTCGATCCCACGCACCCGCTCACGTACGGCTACGGGCCGTCCGTCGCCGTCTTCAAGTCGGGCACGGCGCTGTTCGAGCCCGCCGAGGCGGGAGCCAGCACCGACGTAGGCGTCTACGCTGCGACGCCGATGCTGAGCGGCTACGCGTCGCGGCAGACCCTGGCCCGCCTGCCGGGTGCCGCCGGGCTCAAGGCGGGGCGCCTCGGCGCCGGGCGCGTCGTGCTGATGGACTTCAACCCGGCCTTCCGCGCCTTCTGGTACGGCACCGACGGGCTGCTGCTCAACGCGGTCTACCTGGGCGGGACGTTCTGA